The following coding sequences lie in one Phragmites australis chromosome 8, lpPhrAust1.1, whole genome shotgun sequence genomic window:
- the LOC133926957 gene encoding 3-ketoacyl-CoA synthase 11-like translates to METSALPNAAAPPVREPAQPRRRLPDFQQSVRLKYVKLGYHYLISHGMYLLLSPLMALVAVQLSTVSPRDLADLWEQLRFNLLSVVACSTLLVFLSTFYFLTRPRPVYLLDFACYKPEPERKCTRETFMHCSKLTGSFTDENLDFQRKILERSGLGEDTYLPPAVLQVPPNPCMDEARKEARTVMFGAIDQLLEKTGVRPKDIGVLVVNCSLFNPTPSLSAMVVNHYKLRGNIVSYNLGGMGCSAGLLSIDLAKDLLQVHPNSYALVISMENITLNWYFGNNRSMLVSNCLFRMGGAAILLSNKRSDRRRSKYELVHTVRTHKGADDRCFGCVTQEEDEIGKIGVSLSKDLMAVAGDALKTNITTLGPLVLPFSEQLLFMVTLVAKKAFKMKIKPYIPDFKLAFEHFCIHAGGRAVLDELEKNLELTDWHMEPSRMTLYRFGNTSSSSLWYELAYSEAKGRIRKRDRIWQIAFGSGFKCNSAVWKALRTVNPAKEKNPWMDEIDNFPVDVPKISKVGNA, encoded by the coding sequence ATGGAGACCTCGGCGCTGCCCAatgccgccgcgccgccggtgcGGGAGCCGGCGCAGCCTCGGCGGCGGCTTCCGGACTTCCAGCAGTCGGTGCGGCTCAAGTACGTGAAACTGGGATACCACTACCTCATCTCCCACGGCATGTACCTGCTGCTGTCGCCGCTCATGGCGCTCGTCGCGGTACAGCTCTCCACCGTCTCCCCGCGCGACCTAGCCGACCTGTGGGAGCAGCTCCGCTTCAACCTCCTCTCGGTGGTCGCCTGCTCCACCCTCCTCGTGTTCCTCTCCACCTTCTACTTCCTCACCCGCCCGCGCCCCGTCTACCTGCTTGACTTCGCCTGCTACAAGCCGGAGCCGGAGCGCAAGTGCACGCGCGAGACCTTCATGCACTGCTCCAAGCTCACCGGCTCCTTCACCGACGAGAACCTCGACTTCCAGCGCAAGATCCTCGAGCGCTCCGGCCTTGGCGAGGACACCTACCTTCCCCCCGCCGTGCTCCAGGTGCCACCCAACCCGTGCATGGACGAGGCACGCAAGGAGGCGCGCACCGTCATGTTCGGCGCCATCGACCAGCTGCTCGAGAAGACTGGAGTCAGGCCCAAGGACATTGGCGTCCTTGTCGTCAATTGCAGCTTGTTCAACCCGACGCCATCGCTCTCTGCGATGGTGGTGAACCATTACAAGCTGAGGGGGAACATTGTCAGCTACAACCTCGGCGGGATGGGGTGCAGCGCCGGGCTGCTGTCCATTGACCTCGCCAAGGATCTGCTGCAGGTGCACCCCAACTCGTACGCGCTGGTGATCAGCATGGAGAACATCACGCTGAATTGGTACTTCGGGAACAACCGGTCGATGCTCGTGTCGAATTGCTTGTTCCGGATGGGCGGCGCGGCCATCCTCCTCTCGAACAAGAGGTCTGACAGGCGGAGGTCCAAGTACGAGCTGGTGCACACGGTTCGCACGCACAAGGGTGCGGACGACAGGTGCTTTGGCTGCGTGAcgcaggaggaggacgagattGGCAAGATCGGGGTGTCGCTGTCCAAGGACCTCATGGCGGTCGCCGGAGACGCGCTCAAGACCAACATCACCACCCTTGGTCCGCTGGTGCTCCCGTTTTCGGAGCAGCTGCTCTTCATGGTCACATTGGTTGCCAAGAAGGCCTTCAAGATGAAGATCAAGCCGTACATCCCAGACTTCAAGCTGGCTTTTGAGCACTTCTGCATCCACGCTGGTGGCCGTGCTGTGCTTGACGAGCTGGAGAAGAACCTGGAGCTCACTGACTGGCACATGGAGCCATCGAGGATGACCCTGTACAGGTTTGGCAACACGTCGAGCAGCTCACTCTGGTACGAGCTGGCGTACTCCGAGGCGAAGGGGAGGATCAGGAAGCGCGATAGGATCTGGCAGATTGCGTTCGGGTCCGGGTTCAAGTGCAACAGCGCGGTCTGGAAGGCGCTCCGGACTGTGAACCCAGCGAAGGAGAAGAACCCATGGATGGATGAGATTGACAACTTCCCAGTTGATGTTCCAAAGATTTCAAAGGTTGGGAACGCATGA